A window of the Virgibacillus pantothenticus genome harbors these coding sequences:
- a CDS encoding MetQ/NlpA family ABC transporter substrate-binding protein yields MKKYILSILFLISLGSVLAACGGDDKTADDNKIIVGASSVPHAEILEEAKPLLEKEGITLEISEYQDYVLPNDDLDRGEIDANYFQHIPFLEQTISDTGYELDYIAGIHIEPIGVYSKGISSIDDIPEGTEVIMSNSVPDHGRILTLFEEQGLIKLDDGVDKAKATIDDIAENPKNLTFSPEYEAATLPEYYEREENALVAINTNYAIDAGLKPTEDGLFIEDEDSPYVNVLAVKKEDKDDEALNKLAEILQSEEIQSFMEEKYDGAVVPVGGKE; encoded by the coding sequence ATGAAAAAATACATTCTATCTATTCTATTTCTTATTAGTCTTGGAAGTGTTTTAGCAGCATGTGGCGGGGATGATAAAACAGCGGACGATAATAAAATCATTGTCGGTGCTTCCAGTGTACCGCACGCAGAAATCTTAGAAGAGGCGAAGCCATTATTGGAAAAAGAGGGCATCACTCTTGAAATTAGTGAATATCAGGACTATGTTTTGCCAAATGATGATTTAGATAGAGGAGAGATTGATGCAAACTATTTTCAGCATATTCCGTTTTTAGAACAAACAATAAGTGATACGGGATATGAACTTGATTATATTGCTGGTATTCATATTGAGCCAATTGGTGTCTATTCTAAAGGTATTTCCAGCATTGATGATATCCCCGAGGGCACGGAAGTAATTATGAGTAACTCTGTACCAGATCATGGACGTATCTTAACTTTGTTTGAGGAGCAGGGACTGATTAAATTAGATGATGGTGTAGATAAAGCAAAAGCTACGATTGATGATATTGCCGAAAATCCAAAGAATTTAACGTTTTCACCTGAATATGAAGCAGCTACCCTTCCAGAGTACTATGAAAGGGAAGAAAATGCTCTAGTTGCTATTAATACAAACTATGCTATTGATGCGGGATTAAAGCCAACAGAGGATGGCTTGTTTATTGAAGATGAAGATTCACCGTATGTGAATGTGCTAGCTGTTAAGAAAGAAGATAAAGACGATGAGGCATTAAATAAATTGGCAGAAATTTTACAATCAGAAGAAATTCAATCTTTTATGGAAGAAAAATATGATGGCGCTGTTGTTCCGGTAGGTGGAAAAGAATAA